Proteins encoded within one genomic window of Gallus gallus isolate bGalGal1 chromosome 1, bGalGal1.mat.broiler.GRCg7b, whole genome shotgun sequence:
- the RPS16 gene encoding 40S ribosomal protein S16 — protein sequence MPAKGPLQSVQVFGRKKTATAVAHCKRGNGLIKVNGRPLEMIEPRTLQYKLLEPVLLLGKERFAGVDIRVRVKGGGHVAQIYAIRQAISKALVAYYQKYVDEASKKEIKDILIQYDRTLLVADPRRCESKKFGGPGARARYQKSYR from the exons ATGCCGGCCAAGGGTCCCCTGCAGAGCGTCCAGGTCTTCGGGCGGAAG AAAACAGCGACTGCTGTTGCCCACTGCaaaagagggaatggcctcattAAAGTGAATGGAAGACCTCTGGAAATGATTGAGCCTAGGACTTTGCAGTACAAA CTGCTTGAACCTGTCCTcctgctggggaaggagagaTTTGCTGGTGTTGACATCAGAGTCCGTGTGAAAGGTGGTGGCCACGTAGCGCAAATCTACG ctatCCGTCAAGCTATTTCCAAAGCATTGGTGGCTTACTATCAAAAAT ATGTTGATGAAGCTTCCAAAAAAGAGATCAAGGATATCCTAATCCAGTACGACAGGACTCTGCTGGTTGCAGATCCTCGCCGTTGTGAATCCAAGAAATTTGGAGGACCTGGTGCTCGTGCACGCTACCAGAAGTCTTACCGTTAA